From a region of the Leishmania donovani BPK282A1 complete genome, chromosome 24 genome:
- a CDS encoding DNAJ domain protein, putative, with the protein MRSLTTRRCVALGLLGLLLVICLRHEPAGVTALVATSTRHTALYKDLGVAAGASKEEIKKAFRAFTRQHHPDLKETFQEKEDAKAAMAKVLRAYEVLSDDKKKAAYDESGIIPGEAPNLEEMTANELFEYYHQSSPIFSKSPTLKSLTQLRRLQEFRGGRVFLIQVYDDTQCKNCRYYSAAWEMLYQSSLVEAGVLEMYRIDALSEEGSPLLAHLGIRYRKEPYVLAIVDGEAWTLYSIAEAMKQRNHNRAFHSLLEFVMSFFYDVFQQTRSLEVTQLEDILTFLRAPRSVKQPLRALLPTINAESIPVALQMRYNQVEVRSVPREFLLEFVEEYCEMEIGVKDRFGESVPMAEFIVVSTEALPMPPKDVTETSDTAALEAETEASTPQKSCRLVHIGAAVALTYRKASRFMEDHLPERHVGMKGLRYAGATDFLQVCRDNCVVWMREDCAEAPDAHVAALMANDYLSFKTGYWCMEEERRLAEVLSKAGVWTATSKSMAASPSALVAFVGGNDSVTYQLVSLQAKAPEELTAQDIYTALSTLVGNAEESEDGSEAARVAAPIPSHLPQPVASLLATDGFPISRKQRLYIQAMTIYTFAAPLVSSSWPFFMMYLVHRFVLNRNKPEAEEEARKKREESAAAAANGVSSANEASAAPVRRRIRKPQPRVGPYNPRDMKWAKEEKGFLLLLVEDGLAAGALPLPRLALDEPFTVRVLGTGQGKWRQWILEHKPAAPEGAAEKLPEAERQISLMAIRKTRMKALVKSDAQTIDAFLRDLLDGTKNPSEELPSWAYDE; encoded by the coding sequence ATGCGCTCCCTCACGACAAGGCGGTGCGTGGCATTGGGGTTGCTTGGACTTCTGCTCGTCATATGCCTGAGACATGAGCCGGCAGGCGTGACGGCACTGGTCGCTACGAGCACCCGTCACACCGCCTTATACAAGGAcctcggcgtggcggcgggaGCCAGCAAGGAGGAAATCAAGAAGGCCTTCCGTGCATTCacccgccagcaccaccccGACCTGAAGGAAACCTTCCAGGAGAAGGAGGATGCCAAGGCAGCCATGGCGAAGGTGCTGCGTGCCTACGAGGTGCTGTCGGACGACAAGAAGAAGGCCGCGTACGACGAGTCGGGCATAATCCCTGGCGAGGCCCCAAACTTGGAGGAGATGACGGCCAACGAGCTCTTCGAGTACTACCACCAGTCTTCGCCCATCTTCTCGAAGTCGCCGACGCTGAAGAGCctgacgcagctgcgtcgtctGCAAGAGTTCCGCGGTGGTCGTGTCTTTTTGATTCAGGTCTACGACGATACCCAATGCAAAAACTGCCGTTACTACAGCGCCGCGTGGGAGATGCTGTACCAGTCCAGTCTGGTGGAGGCTGGCGTGCTGGAGATGTATCGCATTGATGCCCTAAGTGAGGAGGGCAGTCCACTGCTCGCCCACCTCGGCATCCGTTACCGTAAAGAGCCATATGTGCTCGCCATCGTGGACGGCGAAGCCTGGACGCTTTATAGCATTGCGGAGGCCATGAAGCAGCGCAACCACAACCGCGCCTTCCACAGCCTGCTTGAGTTCGTGATGTCTTTCTTCTACGACGTCTTTCAGCAAACGAGGTCACTGGAGGTAACGCAGCTGGAGGACATCCTCACGTTCCTGCGTGCCCCGCGGTCCGTCaagcagccgctgcgtgcgctgctgcccacgaTCAACGCCGAGTCGATtccggtggcgctgcagatgcgCTACAACCAGGTCGAAGTCCGCAGTGTGCCGCGCGAATTTCTGCTCGAGTTCGTGGAGGAGTACTGCGAGATGGAGATCGGCGTGAAAGACCGCTTCGGCGAGAGCGTCCCGATGGCGGAGTTCATTGTTGTGTCGACGGAGGCGTTGCCTATGCCGCCCAAGGACGTGACCGAAACCAGCGACACGGCAGCGTTGGAGGCGGAAACCGAGGCGTCGACACCGCAGAAGAGCTGCCGCCTTGTGCAcatcggcgctgcggtggcgctcaCCTACAGGAAAGCCTCAAGGTTTATGGAAGACCACCTGCCGGAGCGGCACGTGGGCATGAAGGGCCTCCGCTACGCCGGCGCGACGGACTTCCTGCAGGTGTGCCGTGACAACTGCGTGGTTTGGATGCGCGAAGACTGCGCGGAGGCCCCAGACGCACACGTGGCGGCCCTCATGGCAAACGACTACCTCTCCTTCAAGACCGGCTACTGGTGCATGGAGGAGGAACGCAGGCTGGCCGAGGTTCTGAGCAAGGCCGGTGTGTGGACGGCGACGTCCAAGAGCATGGCCGCGTCTCCCTCAGCTCTCGTCGCCTTCGTCGGCGGCAACGACAGCGTCACCTACCAGCTCGTGTCCCTGCAAGCCAAAGCGCCAGAGGAGCTCACAGCGCAGGACATATACACCGCCCTGTCGACGCTGGTGGGCAACGCCGAGGAATCCGAGGACGGCAGTGAGGCGGCCAGGGTCGCGGCGCCGATCCCGTCGCACCTCCCGCAGCCCGTCGCCAGCCTCCTCGCCACAGACGGTTTCCCGATCTCCCGAAAGCAGCGTCTCTACATACAGGCCATGACCATCTATACCTTTGCAGCCCCGCTGGTGTCCAGCTCGTGGCCGTTCTTCATGATGTACCTAGTCCACCGCTTCGTCCTGAACCGCAACAAGCCAGAggccgaagaggaggcaaggaagaagcgcgaggagtctgccgccgccgccgccaacggtGTCTCGAGCGCGAATGAggcatccgcagcgccggtgcgtcGTCGCATCCGCAAACCGCAGCCGCGGGTCGGCCCGTACAATCCGCGCGACATGAAGTGGgccaaggaggagaagggctTCCTGCTCTTACTCGTGGAGGACGGCTTGGCAGCCGGGGCTCTGCCGCTCCCCCGTCTTGCCTTGGACGAGCCCTTCACCGTGCGCGTCCTCGGCACCGGACAGGGCAAGTGGCGCCAGTGGATCCTCGAGCACAAGCCGGCCGCTCCGGAAGGTGCGGCGGAGAAGCTTCCAGAGGCGGAGCGCCAGATCTCCCTCATGGCCATCCGCAAGACTCGCATGAAGGCCCTTGTCAAGTCGGACGCGCAGACGATCGATGCCTTTCTGCGTGACCTCCTCGACGGTACAAAGAACCCGAGCGAGGAGCTGCCGTCGTGGGCGTATGACGAGTAG
- a CDS encoding hypothetical predicted transmembrane protein, whose product MDKANHAQHGRAPGKQSRSIFVFGVAIMIVILFFIGHMLTIRPITSIEDDILISAYTRAQLAMREEWVDADTRLAERPNLIVRNRAQLLGLYRLRVFVVATEAEVPNVTRVLNSLRSCNYSQRVFPIDIAVHVLGNASAMSFVPWPQGRLDFYAHRLYDNVSPSVPMMMADVWKPQSDFELGMLLTASAQVSPYWFQWVMSALRHYAPTSTETSIELATDKDSGARRGRLLSPLSTTLSGLALGMPVAGTTVNAVSTFFAPHPSTTSIFTASFWKAMVARAGPGTDVYAAPESWQAFLSTSTRVPGHGEHRFLYPPLDKLGALACEETTTCAIRALNPSEVAELVNVPASVDKVPRLQEQGT is encoded by the coding sequence ATGGATAAGGCGAACCACGCCCAACACGGCCGGGCGCCAGGCAAGCAGAGCCGCTCTATTTTTGTGTTCGGCGTTGCTATCATGATCGTCATCCTCTTCTTCATCGGCCACATGCTCACCATACGCCCTATCACCAGCATAGAGGATGATATACTCATCAGCGCCtacacgcgtgcgcagttGGCAATGCGCGAGGAGTGGGTCGATGCAGACACCCGACTCGCCGAGCGTCCGAACCTCATCGTGCGGAACCGGGCTCAGCTCCTGGGACTTTATCGCCTCCGCGTGTTTGTTGTCGccacggaggcggaggtaCCCAATGTAACCCGTGTGCTCAACTCCTTGAGAAGCTGTAATTACTCGCAGCGTGTGTTTCCCATCGACATCGCCGTGCACGTGCTGGGCAACGCGTCCGCTATGTCGTTTGTGCCCTGGCCTCAGGGTCGCCTCGACTTCTACGCGCACCGCCTGTACGACAATGTCAGCCCGTCTGTGCCGATGATGATGGCGGATGTGTGGAAACCGCAGTCGGATTTTGAGCTTGGGATGCTGTTGACAGCCTCGGCGCAAGTGTCTCCGTACTGGTTCCAGTGGGTGATGAGCGCGCTGCGTCACTACGCCCCGACCTCGACAGAGACCTCCATTGAGCTTGCCACTGACAAGGACTCCGGGGCTAGGCGGGGACGGCTGCTCAGCCCACTGTCAACTACACTGAGCGGTTTGGCGCTGGGCATGCCCGTCGCCGGGACAACGGTCAACGCAGTGTCCACCTTCTTCGCCCCTCACCCGAGCACCACGTCCATCTTCACAGCTTCCTTTTGGAAAGCTATGGTGGCGCGGGCAGGGCCTGGCACCGACGTCTACGCCGCTCCGGAAAGCTGGCAGGCCTTCCTCAGCACCTCCACGAGGGTGCCTGGCCACGGCGAACACCGGTTTCTGTACCCTCCACTCGACAAGTTAGGGGCGCTGGCCTGCGAGGAGACCACAACGTGCGCTATACGCGCGCTGAATCCGTCAGAagtggcggagctggtgaaCGTCCCGGCGTCGGTGGATAAAGTGCCGCGGTTGCAAGAGCAGGGAACTTAA